The Lichenihabitans psoromatis genome contains a region encoding:
- a CDS encoding precorrin-8X methylmutase encodes MIRNETDLTRFSPTEERVAVRIIHACGIVEAVNDILFSPGAVDCGIAALRQGAPVLCDAHMVADGVTRARLPAGNAVICTLRDPRVLALAQDLGTTRTAAAMELWREHLPGSVVVIGNAPTALFRLLELLDDGVGAPAVVVGMPVGFVGAAESKDALFQDGRVPAMIVRGRKGGSAMAAGAVNALSSATE; translated from the coding sequence ATGATCCGCAACGAGACCGACCTCACTCGCTTCTCGCCGACGGAAGAGCGGGTCGCGGTTCGGATCATTCACGCCTGCGGCATCGTGGAAGCCGTCAACGACATCCTGTTTTCACCCGGCGCGGTGGATTGCGGCATCGCGGCCTTGCGTCAGGGGGCGCCCGTGCTCTGCGACGCCCATATGGTGGCCGATGGCGTGACGCGCGCGCGGCTGCCGGCCGGCAATGCGGTGATCTGCACCTTGCGCGATCCGCGCGTCCTGGCTCTGGCGCAGGATCTCGGAACTACACGGACGGCCGCCGCCATGGAGCTTTGGCGCGAGCATCTGCCGGGATCGGTCGTGGTGATCGGCAATGCTCCGACCGCTCTGTTCCGCCTCCTCGAATTGCTGGATGACGGCGTCGGCGCGCCGGCCGTCGTGGTTGGGATGCCGGTCGGCTTCGTTGGAGCCGCCGAATCGAAAGATGCCCTGTTTCAAGATGGCCGCGTGCCAGCCATGATCGTCAGGGGTCGTAAGGGTGGCAGCGCGATGGCGGCGGGGGCGGTGAATGCCCTCTCGAGCGCAACCGAATGA
- a CDS encoding DUF1636 domain-containing protein, which produces MEPTPTIPDHDAASAPVRVMVCTTCRAEGEPSLPMEDRAGARLFRALSDATSEDARVDLVPVECLSVCKRPCTVSFAAPGKWTYIYGDLPAETAAPIILDALKLYAAAPDGLIPWKLRVDAIKKGVVARLPPTPASETGKTLV; this is translated from the coding sequence GTGGAGCCGACACCGACGATCCCCGATCACGACGCCGCATCCGCTCCTGTGCGGGTGATGGTTTGCACGACATGCCGGGCCGAAGGCGAGCCCAGCCTGCCGATGGAGGACCGCGCCGGTGCGCGCCTCTTCCGCGCCCTCTCCGACGCGACGAGCGAGGATGCCCGCGTCGACCTCGTGCCGGTGGAATGCCTCAGCGTCTGCAAGCGGCCCTGCACGGTGAGTTTCGCGGCGCCCGGCAAGTGGACCTACATCTACGGCGATCTGCCGGCCGAAACCGCCGCGCCGATCATCCTCGACGCGCTCAAGCTTTATGCGGCCGCCCCGGATGGACTGATCCCGTGGAAGCTGCGGGTCGATGCCATCAAGAAGGGCGTCGTGGCCCGTCTGCCGCCCACTCCCGCGTCCGAAACAGGAAAGACCCTCGTATGA
- the cobN gene encoding cobaltochelatase subunit CobN, whose amino-acid sequence MHLLQTQERTLDDEAAAIDLALSPADLVVLSFTDSDLAVSAAAFDAIDGQMPSLRVANLARLKHPYSVDLFVETLAPYARFVLVRLLGGLDYWRYGVEELGAAARRYGFHLAVVPGDGREDLRLDKASTLPQDDLRRLWAYFQSGGSANIGQALRFMASRAGHAMAWDEPKPVPHAGLFEAGCRAASDTAPHALILFYRSALLAADTAPIEALADALAARGARVTSLFATSLKDPDSKDAIRAALQFDPPQVILNTTAFSARSGQRAAITDRAKVPVLQVMLAGATAEQWSASTRGLGAADLAMNVVLPEVDGRIIAGAISFKADADRRSDLEFTRIVHRAEPDRIAHAADLAIAWAKLARKPRHARRIGCVISDYPGRDGRTGYALGLDTPASVLTIADHLREAGFSIGAMPDSASVMRQLTAGDRAPVLSLADYRLLFESLPPAFAASVMAAWGDPGDDPVVNDGQFAFPMLRSGTFLLAVQPDRGAPHNRRTDYHDTALPPCHAYVAFYLWLRVVEQIDAMIHLGTHGTLEWLPGKAVALSQSCGPEVVLGPVPVVYPFIVNNPGEAAQAKRRIAAVTIGHLTPPLMEAGHHGVTLDLEALFDEYAQAVTLDQRRAKVLAKLILDKAAESGVATDCGLDATADPDATLAALDAWLCDIKEMRIGDGLHVFGRNPAAVIEGAEGCGPAECAGLLTALDGAFVPPGPAGAPSRGRLDVLPTGRNLFTVDPRAVPTRTAYDLGKALASEVMTRYAQDHGDWPRSLVLDLWGSATMRTGGDDLGQAFALIGVRPRWDPASSRVLGYDILPSALLDWPRVDVTLRISGLFRDTFPEQIALFDAASRAVSMLDETADDNALVAAACAGPDGALPPRVFGAAPGQYGVGIARTIAAGAWENRSELGEAYLAATSHAYGAGEGVEASAAFRAQVGSADVYLHVQDQPGADLLDAATYADHQGGFAAAASALGNTPALYQADTSVPGRQAVRSLAEEIARTVRGRAGNPRWIAGQMRHGHRGAAEIAETVDNLFAFAATTDVVPSRHFDLLFEATLGDEAVRDFLCDSNPLAARAIAERFTQAIDRQFWTSRRNSVASILAEMLEGGA is encoded by the coding sequence ATGCATCTGCTGCAAACCCAGGAACGCACGCTCGACGATGAGGCGGCCGCGATCGATCTGGCCCTGAGCCCGGCCGATCTCGTCGTCCTGTCGTTTACAGACAGCGATCTTGCCGTGTCTGCAGCGGCGTTCGACGCCATAGACGGCCAAATGCCGAGTCTTCGGGTCGCCAATCTGGCGCGGCTCAAACATCCCTATTCGGTCGATCTCTTCGTCGAGACACTCGCGCCGTATGCGCGTTTCGTTCTGGTTCGCTTGCTCGGCGGGCTCGACTATTGGCGTTACGGTGTCGAAGAGCTCGGCGCGGCGGCGCGGCGCTACGGCTTTCACCTCGCCGTGGTGCCTGGCGACGGCCGTGAGGATCTGCGCCTCGACAAGGCCTCGACGCTGCCGCAGGACGATCTCCGACGGCTCTGGGCCTATTTCCAATCCGGTGGTTCGGCCAATATTGGGCAAGCCTTGCGGTTCATGGCGTCGCGCGCCGGTCACGCGATGGCGTGGGACGAGCCCAAGCCGGTCCCGCATGCGGGGCTGTTCGAGGCGGGATGTCGGGCCGCTTCCGACACGGCGCCCCATGCCCTGATCCTGTTCTACCGCTCGGCTTTGCTGGCCGCCGATACGGCGCCGATCGAGGCTCTGGCCGATGCGCTCGCGGCGCGCGGCGCGCGGGTCACGAGCCTGTTCGCCACCAGCCTCAAGGATCCGGACAGCAAAGATGCGATCCGCGCCGCGCTGCAATTTGATCCGCCGCAGGTCATCCTCAACACCACCGCGTTTTCGGCGCGGTCCGGTCAGCGGGCCGCCATCACAGATCGGGCCAAGGTTCCGGTGCTGCAGGTCATGCTAGCGGGCGCGACCGCCGAACAATGGTCGGCCTCGACACGCGGTCTTGGGGCCGCCGATCTCGCCATGAACGTCGTGCTGCCGGAGGTGGATGGTCGCATCATCGCAGGGGCGATCTCGTTCAAGGCCGATGCGGATCGTCGGTCCGATCTCGAATTCACGCGGATCGTCCATCGCGCCGAACCCGACCGGATCGCGCATGCGGCCGACCTCGCGATAGCCTGGGCCAAACTCGCTCGCAAACCGCGCCACGCGCGCCGAATCGGCTGTGTGATCTCGGATTATCCGGGCCGCGACGGCCGCACCGGTTACGCGCTTGGTCTCGATACGCCCGCCAGCGTCCTGACGATCGCCGATCACCTGCGCGAGGCAGGTTTCTCGATCGGGGCGATGCCGGATTCCGCCTCGGTGATGCGGCAACTCACGGCGGGTGATCGCGCGCCGGTTCTGTCGCTGGCGGACTACCGTCTTCTCTTCGAGAGCCTGCCGCCCGCTTTTGCCGCCTCGGTCATGGCCGCCTGGGGCGATCCGGGTGACGATCCGGTCGTTAACGACGGGCAGTTTGCTTTTCCGATGCTGCGCTCGGGCACGTTCCTGCTCGCGGTGCAGCCCGATCGCGGTGCGCCACACAACCGGCGGACCGATTATCACGACACCGCGCTGCCGCCGTGCCACGCCTATGTGGCGTTCTATCTTTGGCTGAGGGTCGTCGAGCAAATCGATGCGATGATCCATCTCGGGACGCATGGCACGCTCGAATGGCTGCCCGGCAAAGCTGTCGCGCTGAGCCAGTCCTGCGGACCGGAAGTCGTGCTCGGCCCGGTGCCGGTCGTCTATCCGTTCATCGTCAATAATCCGGGCGAGGCCGCGCAGGCGAAAAGGCGTATCGCGGCGGTCACGATCGGGCATCTGACGCCGCCGCTGATGGAGGCCGGTCATCACGGGGTGACGCTGGATCTGGAAGCCCTGTTCGACGAATACGCTCAAGCCGTCACGCTCGATCAGCGACGCGCAAAGGTGCTGGCCAAGCTCATTCTGGACAAAGCCGCCGAGAGTGGCGTCGCGACCGACTGCGGCCTCGACGCGACGGCCGACCCGGATGCGACCCTGGCGGCGCTCGACGCTTGGCTCTGTGACATCAAGGAGATGCGGATCGGCGACGGTCTCCACGTCTTCGGTCGAAACCCGGCCGCCGTCATTGAAGGCGCAGAGGGCTGCGGGCCGGCTGAATGTGCCGGCCTTCTGACGGCGCTGGATGGCGCGTTCGTCCCGCCCGGTCCGGCCGGAGCGCCCTCGCGTGGGCGGCTCGACGTGCTGCCGACGGGCCGCAACCTGTTCACGGTCGATCCCCGTGCCGTGCCGACCCGGACGGCCTATGATCTCGGTAAGGCGCTGGCGAGCGAGGTCATGACGCGATACGCGCAGGATCACGGCGACTGGCCGCGCAGCTTGGTGCTCGACCTTTGGGGCAGCGCCACGATGCGGACGGGCGGCGACGATCTCGGGCAGGCTTTCGCGCTGATCGGCGTGCGTCCACGCTGGGATCCGGCGTCGAGCCGCGTTCTCGGCTACGATATTCTTCCGTCTGCGCTCCTCGACTGGCCGCGGGTGGACGTGACCTTGCGGATTTCCGGGCTGTTCCGCGACACCTTTCCCGAGCAAATCGCGTTGTTCGATGCCGCGAGCCGCGCGGTCTCGATGCTGGATGAGACGGCGGACGACAATGCCCTTGTGGCGGCGGCGTGCGCGGGGCCGGACGGCGCGCTTCCGCCGCGTGTGTTCGGCGCCGCGCCGGGGCAATATGGCGTCGGCATCGCCCGCACGATCGCGGCAGGCGCCTGGGAGAACCGAAGCGAGCTTGGCGAAGCCTATTTGGCCGCGACCTCGCATGCCTATGGGGCGGGCGAGGGTGTCGAGGCGAGCGCTGCTTTCCGGGCGCAGGTGGGCTCGGCCGATGTTTATCTCCATGTGCAGGACCAGCCGGGCGCCGATCTGCTCGATGCGGCCACCTATGCTGACCATCAGGGGGGCTTCGCGGCAGCCGCCTCCGCGCTCGGCAATACGCCCGCGCTCTATCAAGCCGATACGAGTGTGCCTGGACGGCAAGCGGTGCGTAGCCTTGCCGAAGAGATCGCGCGGACGGTGCGCGGGCGCGCCGGCAATCCACGCTGGATCGCCGGACAGATGCGGCACGGCCATCGCGGAGCGGCGGAGATTGCCGAAACGGTCGATAATCTCTTTGCCTTTGCGGCGACGACAGACGTCGTGCCGAGCCGGCATTTCGATCTTCTCTTCGAAGCGACGTTAGGCGACGAAGCCGTGCGGGATTTCCTGTGCGACAGCAATCCGTTGGCGGCCCGCGCCATCGCGGAGCGCTTCACACAGGCGATCGACCGGCAGTTCTGGACCTCTCGCCGCAATTCCGTCGCCAGCATTTTGGCCGAGATGCTGGAGGGAGGCGCGTGA
- the metZ gene encoding O-succinylhomoserine sulfhydrylase encodes MRSQFGEVSEALFLTQGYAYDSMEAAEARFNGGDPGFVYSRFSNPTVAMFEARMALLEGCEAARATATGMAAVTAAMMGQVQAGDHVVAAKALFGSCRYVVEELLPRFGVASTLVDGEDLDQWRAAMRPETKVVFLESPTNPTLSLVDIAAVAEIAHAGGALLTVDNVFATPMLQSPFELGADCVVYSTTKHIDGQGRCLGGVILGSQDFIDTKMQTFLRQTGPALSPFNAWVMLKGLETLPLRVAAQDASASRIADFLADHKQISRVIYPGRDDHPQAELARRQMKGGGTLVAFDVVGGKPAAFRFANALKVILISNNLGDAKSLITHPATTTHQRLSAEVRAGLGINDAMLRLSVGLEDVHDLLEDIGRALDHAD; translated from the coding sequence ATGCGGTCGCAATTCGGCGAAGTCTCCGAAGCCTTGTTCCTGACACAAGGCTACGCCTACGACTCGATGGAGGCCGCCGAGGCGCGGTTCAACGGCGGAGATCCCGGGTTCGTCTATTCGCGCTTCTCGAACCCGACGGTCGCGATGTTCGAGGCCCGTATGGCGCTGCTGGAAGGTTGCGAGGCCGCGCGCGCCACGGCCACAGGAATGGCGGCCGTGACGGCCGCGATGATGGGGCAGGTGCAGGCGGGCGATCATGTCGTGGCGGCCAAGGCGCTGTTCGGGTCCTGTCGCTACGTGGTCGAAGAATTGTTGCCGCGGTTCGGCGTGGCGTCGACCCTGGTCGACGGCGAGGATCTCGATCAATGGCGCGCTGCCATGCGGCCAGAGACCAAGGTGGTCTTTCTGGAAAGCCCAACCAACCCGACCCTGAGCCTCGTCGATATCGCGGCTGTGGCCGAGATCGCCCATGCGGGCGGCGCTTTGCTCACGGTCGATAACGTCTTCGCCACGCCGATGCTGCAGAGCCCCTTCGAACTCGGCGCCGATTGCGTCGTCTATTCGACCACCAAACACATCGACGGGCAGGGGCGCTGCCTCGGCGGCGTCATCCTCGGCTCGCAGGACTTCATCGACACCAAGATGCAGACCTTCCTGCGGCAGACCGGGCCGGCTCTGTCGCCGTTCAACGCTTGGGTCATGTTGAAGGGGCTCGAAACGCTGCCATTGCGCGTCGCGGCGCAAGATGCGAGCGCCAGCCGCATCGCCGATTTCCTGGCGGATCACAAACAGATCTCCCGCGTCATCTATCCGGGCCGCGACGACCATCCGCAGGCCGAACTGGCTCGGCGTCAGATGAAGGGCGGCGGGACGCTGGTGGCGTTCGACGTGGTCGGCGGTAAGCCGGCGGCATTCCGCTTCGCCAATGCACTGAAGGTCATCCTGATCTCGAATAATTTGGGCGATGCCAAAAGCCTGATCACCCACCCGGCCACGACGACGCACCAGCGTCTCAGCGCCGAGGTGCGCGCGGGTCTCGGGATCAACGACGCCATGCTGCGGTTGTCGGTCGGGCTCGAGGACGTGCATGATTTGCTCGAAGACATCGGCCGGGCGCTCGACCACGCCGATTGA
- a CDS encoding 2'-deoxycytidine 5'-triphosphate deaminase translates to MTTSPLFPPGLLAEHQIEALAAAGAIVSTTPAAPDQHLVQPASLDLRLGTRAWRVRASFLPGPNRTVEACIASQPSHEMDLSSPVVLETGTVTIVELDETLNLPASISAATNPKSSTGRIDVFTRVITDQAREFDFVEAGYAGPLYLEVSPRSFPVRVKAGSRLSQIRFRAGQSRLDDAAHLALHRRDTLVSGSTPSIAGGVALSVDLGGFDRGLIGYRAKRHTGLIDVDTVGLYDLHDFWEPLPLRSRKELVLDPGEFYILASKEAVHVPADHAAEMVPFDPLVGEFRVHYAGFFDPGFGASEAGGTGARAVLEVRSRDVPFILEDGQIIGRLLYERLSERPKSLYGAASGSNYQAQGLKLSKHFRPD, encoded by the coding sequence ATGACGACTTCGCCGCTCTTCCCGCCCGGCCTTCTCGCGGAGCATCAGATCGAGGCCTTGGCGGCCGCAGGCGCCATCGTGTCGACCACGCCGGCGGCACCCGACCAGCATCTGGTGCAACCGGCGAGCCTCGATCTTCGGCTTGGCACGCGGGCGTGGCGCGTGAGAGCCAGTTTCCTGCCCGGTCCGAACCGAACAGTCGAAGCCTGCATCGCAAGCCAGCCTTCGCACGAAATGGACCTGTCGAGCCCCGTCGTGCTGGAGACCGGCACCGTCACGATCGTCGAGCTCGACGAAACCCTGAACCTTCCGGCCTCGATTTCGGCCGCCACCAACCCAAAGAGTTCGACCGGCCGTATCGACGTCTTCACGCGCGTCATCACCGATCAGGCGCGGGAATTCGACTTTGTCGAGGCCGGCTATGCCGGGCCGCTTTACCTCGAAGTCAGCCCGCGCAGCTTTCCGGTGCGCGTGAAGGCGGGATCGCGCCTGTCGCAGATCCGCTTCCGCGCCGGGCAGTCACGGCTCGACGACGCCGCGCATCTCGCGCTGCATCGACGCGACACCCTGGTGTCCGGCTCGACGCCCTCGATCGCGGGTGGCGTGGCGCTTTCGGTCGATCTCGGTGGCTTCGATCGCGGGCTCATCGGCTACCGCGCCAAACGCCACACCGGGCTGATCGACGTCGATACGGTCGGGCTCTACGACCTGCACGATTTTTGGGAACCGCTTCCGCTCCGGTCGCGCAAGGAGCTCGTGCTCGATCCGGGCGAATTTTACATCCTGGCCTCGAAGGAGGCCGTGCATGTTCCGGCCGATCATGCGGCCGAAATGGTGCCGTTCGACCCGCTCGTCGGCGAGTTCCGCGTGCATTACGCGGGCTTTTTCGACCCCGGCTTCGGCGCGTCGGAGGCGGGCGGCACGGGCGCCAGGGCAGTGCTCGAAGTCCGCTCCCGCGATGTGCCGTTCATTCTCGAGGATGGCCAGATCATCGGCCGCCTGCTCTATGAGCGTCTCTCGGAGCGGCCTAAGTCGCTGTACGGCGCTGCGTCGGGCTCGAATTATCAGGCACAGGGCCTGAAGTTATCCAAGCACTTCCGCCCCGACTGA
- the cobG gene encoding precorrin-3B synthase produces the protein MSGLGGMRVGWCPGALRPMMAGDGLLVRLKPRAAGLSASQCLAVADLSRRFGNGIINITGRGNLQLRGVQPAGVDQLVSCLDALNLLDATPDGEAVRNVIASPLAGHDPDALVDIRAIVTALENRLASDPALWRLPPKFAWSVDDGGYLSVADRPVDVGFEAMVGPNEVRFAIRLDGGDVVGSCLADAVVPTAQALAAAFLELCAVFQLEPHRMRDLVARCGAKTILAHAGVSRADIPARERPEHLPIGVGRRAASSWVGVAPPFGRLEAGGLAAFASAVASGPIRATPWRTLLVPGLDEAEADRIWASVRGEFGGASGLIVDPADPRLRVAACSGAPACLRATTPVQEDAGILAAALIMPGSGTLLHVSGCAKGCAYPEAAAMTLVGREGIYDLVRDGKAGDRPETQGLTRGDMLAIMVDRAQSVGYAASSRLREQAF, from the coding sequence GTGAGCGGGCTCGGCGGGATGCGGGTCGGCTGGTGTCCGGGCGCGTTGCGGCCGATGATGGCCGGTGACGGCCTCCTGGTCCGTCTCAAGCCACGCGCCGCCGGGCTTTCGGCCTCGCAATGTTTGGCGGTCGCGGACCTCTCGCGGCGATTCGGGAACGGCATCATCAACATCACCGGACGTGGCAATCTGCAGCTCCGGGGCGTGCAGCCTGCAGGGGTCGATCAGCTGGTGTCCTGTCTCGATGCCCTGAATCTCCTCGATGCGACACCGGACGGCGAGGCCGTCCGCAACGTCATCGCGAGCCCGCTGGCGGGTCACGATCCCGATGCGCTGGTCGACATTCGCGCAATCGTCACAGCGCTGGAAAATCGACTGGCGTCGGATCCCGCGCTCTGGCGCCTGCCGCCGAAATTCGCGTGGAGCGTCGATGACGGGGGCTATCTCTCCGTTGCCGATCGGCCGGTCGATGTCGGGTTCGAGGCGATGGTCGGACCGAATGAGGTTCGCTTCGCGATTCGGCTCGATGGCGGTGACGTCGTCGGCTCCTGTTTGGCCGATGCGGTCGTACCGACCGCTCAGGCGCTGGCGGCCGCGTTTCTCGAACTCTGCGCCGTTTTTCAGCTCGAGCCTCACCGCATGCGTGATCTCGTCGCGCGTTGCGGTGCCAAGACCATCTTGGCGCATGCGGGCGTCTCCCGGGCGGACATTCCGGCTCGGGAGCGCCCCGAGCACCTGCCGATCGGAGTGGGGCGGCGAGCCGCCTCGTCGTGGGTCGGGGTCGCGCCGCCGTTCGGTCGATTGGAGGCCGGTGGCCTGGCGGCTTTCGCATCCGCGGTCGCCAGCGGCCCGATCCGTGCGACGCCCTGGCGCACCCTGCTGGTTCCGGGGCTGGACGAAGCGGAGGCGGACCGGATCTGGGCGAGCGTTAGAGGAGAGTTCGGTGGGGCCTCGGGCCTTATCGTCGATCCGGCCGATCCGCGCCTGCGGGTCGCCGCCTGTTCCGGCGCCCCCGCCTGTCTCCGCGCCACGACGCCGGTGCAGGAGGATGCCGGAATCCTGGCTGCCGCGCTGATCATGCCAGGCTCCGGCACCCTGCTGCACGTCTCGGGATGCGCCAAGGGCTGCGCCTATCCGGAGGCCGCGGCGATGACCTTGGTCGGGAGGGAGGGCATCTATGATCTCGTGCGCGACGGCAAAGCGGGCGACCGACCGGAAACGCAAGGGCTGACCCGCGGCGACATGCTCGCGATCATGGTCGACCGGGCACAATCCGTGGGATACGCAGCATCCTCAAGGCTCCGGGAGCAAGCGTTCTGA
- a CDS encoding GFA family protein gives MSVQTVPSLTTGSCLCGGVRFAIHGPLRPVTVCHCIMCQRANTHDGAYTACAPDALELRETRKLKWYRSSPSARRGFCSGCGAQLFWEPTARSHISISAGSLDRPNALVEGRHIFCEQKADYEPVAALHSAAVPACD, from the coding sequence ATGTCTGTTCAGACCGTCCCCTCTTTGACAACCGGAAGCTGTCTTTGCGGCGGCGTCCGCTTCGCCATCCACGGACCGCTGCGTCCCGTGACGGTCTGCCATTGCATCATGTGCCAACGGGCCAACACTCACGATGGAGCCTATACGGCTTGCGCGCCCGATGCGCTGGAGCTGCGTGAAACCCGCAAGCTGAAATGGTATCGATCCTCGCCGTCCGCGCGGCGCGGCTTTTGTTCGGGCTGCGGCGCGCAATTATTCTGGGAGCCGACGGCTCGATCCCACATCAGCATATCGGCCGGCAGCCTCGATCGACCCAATGCTCTGGTGGAGGGGCGACATATCTTCTGTGAACAAAAGGCGGACTATGAGCCGGTCGCGGCTCTCCACTCCGCTGCGGTTCCGGCTTGCGATTGA
- the apaG gene encoding Co2+/Mg2+ efflux protein ApaG — translation MYTAVTHDIQVSVFPEYLADRSDPKNDRYFWAYTIEIANMSRLRVQLLSRYWQITDANGHVEEVQGLGVVGEQPVLEPGESFRYTSGCPLTTPSGIMTGTYHMVDDADHTFPVAIPPFSLDSPQAKRVLN, via the coding sequence ATGTATACGGCAGTAACGCACGACATTCAGGTCTCGGTCTTCCCCGAATATCTGGCGGACCGGTCCGACCCGAAGAACGACCGCTATTTCTGGGCTTATACGATCGAGATCGCCAATATGAGTCGGCTGCGGGTTCAGCTGCTGTCCCGCTACTGGCAGATCACCGATGCAAACGGCCATGTCGAGGAAGTGCAGGGACTGGGAGTCGTGGGGGAACAGCCGGTTCTCGAACCCGGCGAGTCGTTTCGCTACACATCGGGCTGTCCGTTGACGACGCCAAGCGGCATCATGACCGGGACCTACCATATGGTCGACGACGCCGATCACACCTTTCCGGTCGCGATCCCGCCCTTCTCGCTCGACAGTCCGCAGGCCAAGCGGGTGTTGAACTAG
- a CDS encoding ArsR/SmtB family transcription factor, protein MSLEPSQKPLAFQEAARCLAELGHPHRLQIFNLLVKAGETGHSVGEIQDRIGIPKSTLSHHLAQLIGIGLVMQTREGRSLRCRIEVERARLIQQFINACCEGLSA, encoded by the coding sequence ATGAGCCTCGAACCGTCTCAAAAACCACTCGCTTTTCAGGAAGCGGCCCGCTGCCTTGCCGAACTCGGCCATCCGCACCGGCTGCAGATCTTCAACCTGCTGGTCAAAGCAGGCGAGACGGGCCATTCCGTCGGCGAGATCCAGGATCGGATCGGGATTCCGAAATCGACGCTGTCGCATCATCTCGCGCAGTTGATCGGCATCGGACTGGTCATGCAGACCCGGGAAGGGCGCAGTCTTCGCTGCCGCATCGAGGTCGAGCGCGCGCGACTGATCCAGCAGTTCATCAATGCGTGTTGCGAAGGCCTATCGGCCTAG
- the cobW gene encoding cobalamin biosynthesis protein CobW, with amino-acid sequence MTLLAKVPVTVVTGFLGAGKTTLIRHILENAGGRRLALVINEFGDVGVDGDILRSCGIESCPEENIVELANGCICCTVADDFVPAIEALLALTPRPDHIIVETSGLALPKPLVKAFDWPGIRARLTVDGVVAVVDAAAVAAGRFADDPEKLAAQRAADASVDHDNPLEEVYEDQLLCADLIVLNKTDLVSAEDLGRVKAEIAATIPRAVKVVATQDGMLEAAILLGLDAKAEDDLAARPSHHDAEEGHDHDDFDSFVLAVPALSDPEGLLARLAEVAAKHDVLRIKGFLDLRGKPMRLLVQGVGTRFRQQFDRPWRAGEVRQGRLVVIGQKGIDRAAIEADLSALTAEAA; translated from the coding sequence ATGACATTGCTCGCCAAGGTTCCGGTTACGGTCGTGACGGGCTTTCTGGGTGCCGGGAAGACGACCCTCATCCGCCATATTCTGGAAAACGCCGGCGGTCGCCGTCTGGCGCTGGTCATCAACGAATTTGGCGACGTCGGGGTCGATGGGGACATCCTACGCTCCTGTGGGATCGAGTCCTGCCCGGAGGAAAACATCGTCGAACTCGCCAATGGCTGCATCTGCTGCACGGTCGCTGACGACTTCGTGCCCGCTATCGAAGCCCTGTTGGCGCTGACGCCGCGCCCCGATCACATCATCGTCGAGACATCCGGTTTGGCCTTGCCGAAGCCGCTCGTCAAAGCCTTCGATTGGCCGGGGATCCGGGCGCGTCTGACGGTTGATGGCGTCGTGGCGGTCGTCGATGCCGCCGCCGTTGCGGCCGGCCGCTTCGCCGACGATCCCGAAAAGCTCGCGGCGCAACGGGCCGCCGATGCGTCTGTGGATCACGATAATCCGCTCGAGGAGGTCTACGAGGATCAACTTCTCTGCGCCGACCTGATCGTGCTGAACAAGACCGATCTGGTGAGTGCCGAGGACCTCGGCCGCGTGAAAGCCGAGATCGCCGCCACCATTCCGCGTGCCGTCAAGGTTGTGGCGACGCAGGACGGCATGCTCGAAGCCGCGATCCTGCTCGGGCTCGACGCCAAGGCCGAGGACGATCTCGCGGCGCGGCCCTCGCATCACGATGCGGAAGAAGGCCACGACCACGACGATTTCGATAGCTTCGTGCTGGCGGTGCCGGCGCTGAGCGACCCGGAGGGTCTGCTGGCCCGCCTCGCAGAGGTCGCGGCCAAGCATGATGTGCTGCGGATCAAGGGTTTTCTCGATCTGCGCGGCAAGCCGATGCGGCTCTTGGTGCAGGGTGTTGGCACGCGGTTCCGCCAGCAATTCGACAGGCCTTGGCGGGCGGGCGAGGTTCGGCAGGGGCGCCTGGTTGTCATCGGCCAAAAGGGCATCGACCGTGCGGCCATCGAGGCGGATCTCTCGGCCCTAACGGCGGAGGCAGCCTAA